From a region of the Pseudanabaena sp. PCC 7367 genome:
- a CDS encoding sodium-dependent bicarbonate transport family permease, producing MDFLSDFFIRFVAKLQSPTLGFLIGGMFIAAFNSRLQIPDAIYKFIVFMLLIKVGLSGGIAIRNANLTEMLLPAAFAVVVGIIIVFIGRYTLAKLPNVKPLDGIATAGLFGAVSGSTLAAALTLMETEGIQYEAWAAALYPFMDIPALVTAIVLASIYASKQSGTAGKRVRIWPIVKDSLQGAALSALLLGIALGLITKPESVYESFYNPLFRGLLSILMLVMGMEAWARISELRKVAQWYALYALVAPLLHGFIAFGFGVIAHYTTGFSYGGVVILAVIAASSSDISGPPTLRAGIPAANPSAYVGSSTAVGTPIALALGIPLYMGLAQSLMGG from the coding sequence GTGGATTTTTTGTCCGATTTCTTTATACGCTTCGTGGCGAAGTTGCAGTCCCCGACCCTCGGCTTTCTGATTGGTGGTATGTTTATTGCCGCCTTCAATAGCCGACTGCAAATTCCAGATGCAATTTATAAGTTCATCGTTTTCATGCTGCTCATAAAAGTTGGCCTGAGCGGCGGTATTGCAATCCGCAACGCCAATCTGACGGAGATGCTGTTGCCCGCTGCGTTTGCTGTGGTAGTGGGAATCATTATTGTGTTCATTGGGCGCTACACATTGGCCAAGCTGCCGAACGTCAAACCCTTGGATGGCATTGCGACCGCCGGCTTGTTCGGTGCGGTGAGTGGCTCTACCCTCGCTGCCGCTCTGACCCTAATGGAAACGGAAGGTATTCAATACGAAGCCTGGGCCGCCGCCCTCTATCCTTTCATGGACATCCCAGCGCTCGTGACGGCGATCGTCTTGGCTAGCATTTATGCCAGTAAGCAGAGCGGTACCGCAGGCAAGCGGGTCAGGATATGGCCGATCGTAAAGGACAGTCTCCAGGGAGCTGCCCTATCGGCACTGCTGCTCGGCATCGCTCTAGGCCTGATAACCAAGCCGGAAAGCGTCTATGAGAGCTTCTACAATCCCCTCTTCCGTGGTCTGCTTTCGATCTTGATGCTGGTAATGGGTATGGAGGCCTGGGCCAGAATCAGCGAGCTGCGCAAGGTAGCCCAGTGGTACGCCCTATATGCCTTGGTGGCACCGTTGTTGCATGGGTTTATTGCCTTCGGTTTCGGCGTGATTGCCCACTACACCACGGGATTCAGCTATGGCGGCGTTGTGATTCTTGCTGTGATCGCCGCCTCCAGTTCAGATATCTCAGGGCCGCCCACTTTGCGAGCTGGGATCCCGGCGGCCAATCCCTCCGCTTACGTGGGCTCGTCCACAGCGGTCGGTACGCCAATTGCACTTGCCTTGGGAATACCGCTCTACATGGGGCTTGCCCAGTCGTTGATGGGCGGCTGA
- a CDS encoding adenylate kinase, with protein sequence MQKVAVFGNAGAGKSTLSQQIATITNLPLHILDRVQYQPGGVAVSSQEYKQAHAEILASEQWVIDGFGSIDTLWLRLDRADTLVYLDLPLPLHFWRVTKRMITGFFVPPSGWPEHSPILKSSLNSYRNLWLCHRKLTPKYRDYVAQAAKTRRVYHLRSPAQVEKFLESIAHAL encoded by the coding sequence ATGCAAAAAGTAGCCGTATTTGGCAATGCCGGAGCAGGTAAATCAACCCTGAGCCAGCAGATCGCCACGATTACTAACCTACCGCTGCATATTCTGGATAGGGTGCAATATCAACCAGGCGGCGTGGCAGTTTCCAGCCAAGAATATAAGCAAGCCCATGCGGAAATTTTAGCCAGTGAGCAATGGGTGATCGATGGGTTTGGTTCGATCGATACGCTCTGGCTCCGGCTCGATCGGGCTGATACTTTGGTTTATCTGGATCTACCCCTGCCGCTGCATTTCTGGCGGGTCACCAAACGAATGATCACAGGCTTCTTTGTGCCGCCTTCCGGCTGGCCGGAACATAGCCCTATTCTCAAAAGTTCGCTGAACAGTTATCGCAATCTGTGGTTATGCCATAGGAAGTTAACGCCGAAGTATCGAGATTATGTGGCGCAAGCGGCCAAGACCAGGCGGGTTTATCATCTGCGATCGCCTGCTCAGGTTGAAAAGTTTTTAGAGTCGATCGCTCATGCCTTGTAG
- a CDS encoding P-II family nitrogen regulator: MSQQASKLVIITEKLLIKKVARIIDDAGATGYTVVDAGGKGSRNVRSSGRPTVSDTYSNVKFEVLTPNREMAVKISDAVAAQFFEDYSGIAYLCDVMEVLHAHEF, translated from the coding sequence ATGTCCCAGCAAGCAAGCAAGCTCGTCATCATCACGGAAAAGTTACTGATAAAAAAAGTCGCCAGGATCATCGACGATGCCGGAGCCACTGGTTATACGGTGGTGGATGCTGGTGGTAAAGGCAGTCGCAATGTGCGATCGTCGGGACGACCCACTGTTTCTGACACCTACTCGAATGTAAAGTTCGAGGTGCTCACCCCCAATCGGGAAATGGCAGTGAAGATTTCGGATGCGGTCGCGGCGCAGTTTTTCGAAGATTATTCGGGTATCGCCTATCTCTGTGATGTGATGGAGGTACTGCACGCGCACGAGTTTTAA
- a CDS encoding nucleotidyltransferase domain-containing protein codes for MTYQQLTPILTKLRHYTENLYADRLDRLDRLILFGSQARGDAEQDSDIDILVVLKDEVDSWTEIKRTGDFISQLGLKNNILICNIFVSAQEYLEQNTALLRNIKREGMTI; via the coding sequence ATGACGTACCAACAGCTAACCCCAATCTTAACAAAGCTCCGCCACTACACGGAAAACCTCTATGCCGATCGATTGGATCGATTGGATCGTTTGATTCTATTTGGTTCTCAAGCTAGGGGAGATGCAGAGCAAGACTCAGATATTGATATTTTAGTAGTCCTGAAAGATGAGGTTGACTCCTGGACAGAAATTAAGCGTACTGGTGATTTTATCTCTCAGTTGGGTCTGAAAAACAACATCTTGATTTGCAATATTTTTGTCTCTGCTCAGGAATATCTGGAGCAAAATACTGCCCTCTTACGGAATATCAAGCGAGAGGGCATGACTATTTAA
- a CDS encoding tetratricopeptide repeat protein, with protein MTNQNPTSIPANRANQIETYFNLGNQAYYKNKKTEAKQYYRQCLQLKPDWLNALYNIGVVCTELEQWPEATKYLGQVIAIKPDHAHAYNYLGIIARRQNQLIEAVLQFQTAIAIKYQFPDAHFNLGMTLLQMGRLIAGFAESEWRWQTDRFTPLNCPQPQWQGEDISQQSILVHTEQGAGDAIQFIRYMPLLIPRCKQVILCCPDHLVALFKPIAGIAQIYTAGAIPLSEFSTFAPLMSLPHLLRTTLNTIPNQVPYLDIEPDRKEKMAALFSKSNSNPKVGIVWAGSPTHTDDRNRSCTLRDLLPILELANLNFYSLQKGPQETELNQLPDAVQINDLSPHIHDYMDTAAAIDHLDLVIGVDTSVVHLAGALGKSVWVMLSHSPDWRWLLDRSDTPWYPTMRLFRQSQPRHWQDVVEAIVENLTSIIVQ; from the coding sequence ATGACTAATCAAAATCCTACTTCCATCCCAGCTAATCGTGCCAATCAGATTGAGACCTACTTTAATTTAGGTAACCAGGCTTACTATAAAAACAAAAAAACCGAAGCCAAGCAATATTATCGCCAATGCCTCCAGCTCAAACCCGATTGGCTCAATGCGCTATATAACATCGGCGTAGTTTGCACGGAACTAGAACAATGGCCAGAGGCAACAAAATATTTAGGCCAGGTAATCGCCATCAAGCCCGATCATGCCCATGCCTATAACTATCTGGGCATCATTGCCCGGCGGCAGAATCAATTAATCGAGGCGGTGCTACAGTTCCAAACCGCGATCGCCATTAAGTATCAATTCCCCGACGCGCATTTTAATTTGGGGATGACCCTGCTGCAAATGGGTAGACTGATTGCGGGATTCGCTGAATCGGAATGGCGCTGGCAAACCGATCGCTTTACACCCCTGAATTGCCCTCAACCTCAGTGGCAAGGCGAAGACATTAGCCAGCAAAGTATTCTGGTGCATACGGAGCAGGGCGCAGGCGATGCGATTCAATTTATTCGCTATATGCCCCTGTTAATCCCCAGATGCAAGCAGGTAATTCTTTGTTGCCCCGATCATCTGGTGGCCTTGTTCAAGCCGATCGCCGGGATTGCGCAGATCTATACGGCGGGGGCGATTCCTCTGTCTGAGTTTTCCACCTTTGCGCCGTTAATGAGCTTGCCCCATTTGTTAAGAACGACGCTAAACACAATTCCCAATCAGGTTCCCTATTTAGACATCGAACCAGATAGAAAGGAAAAGATGGCAGCACTTTTTAGTAAGTCTAATTCTAATCCCAAAGTTGGCATTGTCTGGGCGGGGAGCCCTACCCACACCGACGATCGCAATCGTTCTTGTACCTTGCGTGATCTGCTGCCGATTCTGGAACTAGCGAATTTAAATTTCTATAGCCTGCAGAAAGGCCCCCAGGAAACCGAGTTAAACCAGTTACCTGATGCTGTGCAAATCAACGATTTAAGCCCCCATATTCACGATTATATGGATACGGCGGCAGCGATCGATCATTTAGACCTGGTGATCGGCGTGGATACCTCGGTGGTGCATCTGGCGGGGGCGTTGGGTAAGTCGGTATGGGTGATGCTTTCCCATTCCCCGGATTGGCGCTGGCTGCTGGATCGCTCTGACACGCCCTGGTATCCAACGATGCGGCTGTTTCGGCAATCGCAACCAAGGCATTGGCAGGATGTGGTTGAGGCGATCGTTGAGAATTTAACCAGTATAATAGTGCAATAA
- a CDS encoding type II toxin-antitoxin system RelE/ParE family toxin: protein MAKLIWSFPAKADLDRHYYYLAAHEPSAARKAIKAISKAAKRLASMPYLGAVLEEKSSLRKWPVSFGKYGYVIHYTVTNNAVVIDAVYHGREERSY, encoded by the coding sequence ATGGCTAAGCTGATTTGGTCATTTCCAGCTAAAGCTGACCTTGATCGACACTACTATTATTTAGCAGCGCATGAGCCCAGTGCTGCACGAAAAGCAATTAAAGCAATTAGTAAGGCTGCTAAACGACTTGCTAGTATGCCTTATCTGGGAGCCGTCCTTGAAGAAAAATCCAGTTTGCGAAAATGGCCAGTTTCTTTTGGGAAGTATGGCTATGTGATTCATTACACAGTGACCAATAATGCGGTTGTTATTGATGCTGTTTATCATGGCCGCGAGGAGCGATCGTATTAA
- a CDS encoding two-partner secretion domain-containing protein: MADRQTNKIERQRLSSLSSAQFSKSQFKSRLRSLNCLSLALTTTGIGLGIYVGFSYLNYGAALIGFESKYLDLDLDTVALAQEIQIVPDRSLPQNSIVQPDGNTLNITGGAINGANLFHSFSEFSLNSGQTAHFQNDAAIANILTRVTGNNVSEIDGLIRANGNANLFLLNPNGILFGENARLDLGGSFVATSADAIEFADGNLFAAQDAELVPLLTMTAPVGLQFNGNDGVNGAIEVQGNGHNFTRESPIFAPVLGVGMLEDGLQVQPGQNLALIGNGINVNGGLLAAEGAHIELGSLSAGRVLFTPIAQGWEFNYESSANRRDLKFSDINLRDRAAVDGSGSLTSGIYIQAHNLNITDGSVVAIQNQGLMPGSDIRVNANGTVALSGTTTDTTIQSSITNTTLTPGASGAIAINAADLHVLEGARLVSRTFSSGRSGDIELNVNNDFRIIGFSPINPLVFSTVSSTTLSDGRAGDIRVNTQNLISRDAGVLSSATFDRGQGGDLTVVATDLISLAGAEPFTTTPSSIAATTFNSGNAGNVTVTAKNLVIEQGGRIDSSTTATGNAGSVEINVSEAVILSGDPTQPGEPGLIASASAIVSEGLQNAFNLPPVPTGNSGNVTVNTKLLQATNGGLVSVVSNGSGHPGTVRINSDHILLTNRGGILALTDQESGGNIEITTGDIDMFAAFINASSIGTGDGGNIRINATGNVTVADVDFLNVFNNVFVPFIFITPGSQNIAEVNGILTLTNSAGRSGDIDIQANQLTVRDGGLVVTGVFASSTAGNLTINANQLLNVDGGLVVAISAIGDGQGGDASITSPVIKLSQAGLITSITLGSGNAGNVIVQASEAIEITDTLLSGSPIPGFEVIPSSISSAATATSTGNGGSLVVITPQLTLSNQGVIAVNADNIGQAGNLLIQSDIISLDNSDITGNSISGQGGNVNLQVGDRLILRNASNISTTAGLDLTSSGNGGNINISTPVLVALEQSNISANAFLGMGGNIDIVTAGLFTSTNSEISSSSRLGVDGVVEVNSPDIDPSSGLVELETKVVDFSNLVAVGCDADRGNTFVVTGRGGLPATPREIVRAEPSVIDWRSPFSTASSTTNNQSHLPDPSQSVSSVSSVSKATNPTPSTNPPSEITKINEVQGWRLDPNGQVILVADATNYESQSNRILPKRDCTTKQ, encoded by the coding sequence ATGGCCGATCGCCAGACTAACAAAATTGAACGCCAGCGATTATCATCACTGTCCTCAGCACAGTTTTCAAAGTCGCAGTTTAAATCACGATTGCGTTCACTAAATTGTCTCAGTCTAGCCCTCACCACAACTGGAATTGGCTTAGGTATTTATGTTGGTTTTAGTTATCTAAACTATGGCGCGGCGTTGATTGGCTTTGAATCAAAATATCTAGATCTAGATCTAGATACTGTTGCCTTGGCTCAAGAAATCCAGATTGTGCCCGATCGCTCTTTGCCTCAAAACAGCATCGTGCAGCCCGATGGCAATACCCTGAATATCACTGGTGGGGCAATAAATGGGGCGAATCTGTTCCATAGTTTCAGTGAGTTCTCGCTTAACTCTGGCCAAACGGCGCATTTTCAAAATGACGCAGCGATCGCCAATATCCTCACCCGTGTCACTGGCAATAATGTTTCCGAGATTGATGGCCTGATTCGTGCCAATGGCAATGCGAATTTATTTTTGCTCAATCCCAATGGGATTTTGTTTGGTGAAAACGCCCGCTTAGATCTAGGTGGTTCGTTTGTGGCCACCAGCGCCGATGCGATCGAGTTCGCCGATGGGAATCTTTTTGCCGCTCAGGATGCAGAATTAGTGCCCCTCTTGACCATGACTGCACCCGTGGGTTTGCAGTTTAATGGGAATGATGGTGTAAATGGTGCGATCGAAGTGCAGGGGAATGGCCACAACTTCACGAGGGAAAGCCCCATCTTTGCGCCAGTGCTGGGAGTAGGAATGCTAGAAGATGGTTTGCAAGTACAGCCAGGACAGAATTTAGCCCTGATTGGTAATGGTATTAATGTCAATGGTGGCTTGCTTGCGGCCGAGGGTGCGCATATTGAGCTGGGTAGTTTGTCAGCGGGTAGAGTTCTGTTTACGCCGATCGCCCAGGGTTGGGAATTTAATTATGAATCAAGTGCCAATCGCCGCGATCTCAAGTTTAGTGATATTAATCTGCGCGATCGTGCCGCCGTGGATGGCAGCGGCAGCCTGACCAGTGGCATTTATATTCAGGCTCATAATTTAAATATTACTGATGGCTCGGTGGTGGCAATTCAAAACCAAGGCTTGATGCCAGGCAGTGATATCCGCGTGAATGCTAACGGTACAGTCGCTCTCAGTGGCACAACGACTGATACCACAATTCAAAGCAGTATCACCAATACCACCTTGACTCCAGGCGCATCGGGAGCGATCGCCATCAATGCCGCTGATTTACACGTACTCGAAGGCGCTAGGCTGGTATCGCGTACCTTTAGTAGTGGCAGAAGCGGCGATATTGAACTGAATGTCAATAATGATTTCCGGATCATTGGCTTCTCACCAATTAATCCACTTGTGTTTAGCACAGTTAGTTCTACTACGCTCTCAGACGGCAGGGCAGGGGATATTCGCGTAAATACCCAAAACTTAATCAGTAGAGATGCGGGAGTGCTTTCTAGTGCTACCTTTGATCGCGGCCAGGGTGGCGATTTGACCGTAGTTGCCACTGACTTGATCTCTCTAGCTGGAGCCGAACCCTTCACCACCACCCCCAGCTCGATCGCGGCGACAACCTTTAATAGTGGCAATGCGGGGAATGTGACTGTTACTGCCAAAAACTTAGTGATTGAACAGGGTGGCCGCATAGATTCATCTACCACTGCCACCGGCAATGCTGGTAGTGTGGAAATTAATGTCAGTGAAGCGGTGATTCTAAGTGGCGATCCCACTCAACCAGGCGAACCGGGTCTGATTGCATCCGCTTCGGCGATCGTGTCCGAAGGCTTGCAAAATGCCTTTAATCTGCCGCCAGTGCCCACGGGCAATTCTGGGAATGTCACGGTTAATACAAAATTGTTGCAGGCCACCAATGGTGGTTTGGTCAGTGTGGTTAGTAATGGCTCTGGCCATCCTGGCACAGTGCGCATCAACAGCGATCATATATTGCTTACCAATCGGGGTGGCATTCTGGCTCTTACTGATCAAGAATCGGGCGGGAATATTGAAATTACCACCGGTGATATCGATATGTTTGCCGCGTTTATCAATGCTTCCTCGATCGGTACTGGCGATGGTGGCAATATTCGGATTAATGCCACAGGTAATGTAACGGTGGCAGATGTTGATTTTTTAAACGTCTTTAATAATGTATTTGTGCCCTTTATTTTTATTACACCAGGCAGTCAGAACATAGCTGAAGTGAATGGAATTTTGACCCTTACTAATTCCGCTGGCAGGTCGGGCGATATTGATATTCAAGCCAATCAATTGACTGTGCGTGATGGCGGCCTGGTGGTCACGGGCGTGTTTGCTAGTAGCACCGCTGGCAATTTAACAATTAATGCCAATCAGTTGCTCAATGTGGATGGTGGTTTAGTAGTAGCGATCTCGGCGATCGGTGATGGGCAGGGCGGGGATGCTTCAATTACCAGTCCGGTGATCAAGCTCAGTCAGGCCGGGTTAATCACCTCAATTACGCTGGGTTCGGGGAATGCCGGGAATGTGATTGTGCAGGCTAGTGAAGCGATCGAAATCACCGATACCCTGTTGAGTGGTAGTCCGATTCCAGGCTTTGAAGTCATTCCTTCTTCGATTTCATCGGCCGCCACCGCTACTTCCACGGGCAATGGCGGTAGCCTGGTGGTTATTACGCCCCAGCTAACTTTAAGCAATCAGGGGGTAATCGCTGTCAATGCTGATAACATCGGCCAGGCCGGTAATTTGCTAATTCAAAGCGATATTATTTCACTGGATAACAGCGACATTACTGGGAATAGTATTTCCGGTCAAGGCGGAAACGTTAATTTGCAAGTTGGCGATCGGCTGATTCTGCGCAATGCCAGTAATATCTCTACCACCGCTGGATTAGATCTAACTAGCAGTGGGAATGGCGGCAATATTAATATTTCCACACCAGTGCTGGTGGCCTTAGAACAAAGCAACATCAGCGCCAATGCCTTCCTGGGGATGGGCGGCAATATTGATATTGTTACTGCTGGCTTGTTCACCTCAACTAATAGTGAGATTAGCTCTAGTTCTCGCCTGGGGGTAGATGGAGTGGTGGAAGTGAATAGTCCCGACATTGACCCCAGTAGTGGCCTGGTGGAATTGGAAACTAAAGTGGTGGATTTTAGTAACCTGGTGGCGGTGGGTTGTGATGCCGATCGCGGTAATACCTTTGTGGTTACGGGTCGCGGCGGCTTACCAGCCACACCACGAGAAATCGTCAGAGCCGAGCCCAGTGTGATCGATTGGCGATCGCCCTTTAGTACGGCAAGCAGTACAACCAATAATCAATCGCATTTACCTGATCCATCCCAATCAGTAAGTTCAGTAAGTTCAGTAAGTAAGGCCACTAATCCAACCCCTAGCACTAACCCACCCAGCGAAATCACCAAAATAAACGAAGTGCAGGGCTGGCGCTTGGATCCAAATGGCCAGGTGATCTTAGTGGCAGATGCGACGAATTATGAAAGCCAGAGTAATCGGATTTTGCCTAAGCGCGATTGTACTACTAAGCAATAA